The proteins below come from a single Salvelinus alpinus chromosome 18, SLU_Salpinus.1, whole genome shotgun sequence genomic window:
- the LOC139543861 gene encoding proline dehydrogenase 1, mitochondrial-like isoform X2: protein MSYTKVIPGLVRANSDNIKRICLSQGRFRSTIASKQRKEVEGGKEEQQLVECTVVKAVQADLISQTKNNTDAQTRKIAIDFDNTHEAYKSKDNIELLRSLLVFKLCTFDFLVDKNKELMDLTKKVFGKRLFETLMKMTFYGQFVAGEDHNSIKPLIHKNQAFGVGSVLDYSVEEDLTQEEAEKKEMDSCVSEAEKESPGVDHREKKYKAHRQFGDRRGGVVSARTYFYADEAKCDAQMETFLNCIKASGGASVDGFSAIKMTALGRPQFLLQFSEVLVKWRRFFNLLAAQQGKSGMDALEQKLELEQLKESLTKLGVGNKDEIENWFTGEKLGSSGTIDLLDWNSLINDRTKISNLLVIPNVENGQLEPLLRKFTVEEEKQMKRMLQRVDVLAKHAVDNGVRLMVDAEQTYFQPAISRLTLEMQRLFNREKPIIFNTYQCYLKEAYDNVSVDVELSRREGWYFGAKLVRGAYMYQERSRAEEIGYEDPINPDYEATNRMYHKCLEFVLEEIDNNRKANVMVASHNEDTVKFTLGKMNEMGLSPTEKKVYFGQLLGMCDQISFPLGQAGFPVYKYVPYGPVNEVIPYLSRRALENRGFMKGSQRERSLLWKELKRRLLNGQILYKPVY from the exons ATGTCGTACACTAAAGTAATACCAGGTCTAGTCAGGGCAAATTCTGACAATATCAAGAGAATATGCTTGTCTCAGGGGAGATTTCGGTCCACGATCGCATCCAAGCAACGTAAGGAGGTTGAAGGAGGGAAAGAAGAGCAGCAACTTGTTGAGTGCACCGTGGTGAAAGCTGTTCAAGCAGACCTCATCAGCCAAACAAAAAATAACACCGATGCTCAAACACGGAAGATCGCAATCGACTTTGATAATACACATGAAGCgtataaaagtaaagataacatTGAGCTGCTTAGAAGTCTGTTGGTCTTCAAGCTTTGCACATTCGACTTCCTCGTTGACAAGAACAAGGAG TTGATGGACCTCACCAAGAAGGTGTTTGGCAAGCGGCTGTTTGAGACGCTGATGAAGATGACGTTCTACGGGCAGTTTGTGGCTGGAGAGGACCACAACTCCATCAAGCCTCTGATCCATAAGAACCAGGCCTTTGGCGTGGGGTCAGTCCTAGATTACAGTGTGGAGGAGGACCTGACGcaagaggaggcagagaagaaGGAGATGGA CTCCTGTGTGTCTGAAGCTGAGAAAGAAAGTCCAG GCGTTGACCACCGTGAGAAGAAGTACAAGGCCCACCGTCAGTTTGGGGACCGTCGTGGGGGCGTGGTCAGTGCCAGGACCTACTTCTATGCTGACGAGGCCAAGTGTGACGCCCAGATGGAGACCTTCCTGAACTGCATCAAAGCGTCAG GGGGGGCATCTGTAGATGGATTTTCTGCCATTAAGATGACTGCCTTGGGCCGCCCACAGTTTCTG CTCCAGTTCTCAGAGGTGCTGGTGAAATGGAGGAGGTTCTTCAACCTTCTAGCAGCACAGCAGGGGAAGTCTGGCATGGATGCACTGGAGCAGAAACTGGAACTGGAACAGCTGAAG GAGAGTTTGACTAAGCTGGGTGTTGGAAATAAAGACGAGATTGAGAACTGGTTTACTGGAGAGAAACTGGGCTCATCAGG AACAATAGACCTCCTGGACTGGAATAGCTTGATCAACGACAGAACAAAGATCTCAAACCTGCTCGTCATTCCCAACGTTGAG AATGGTCAGCTGGAGCCTCTGTTGAGGAAGTTCACTGTTGAAGAGGAGAAACAGATGAAGAGGATGCTGCAGAGAGTGGATGTTCTGGCCAAG CATGCGGTGGACAACGGGGTGAGGCTGATGGTGGACGCTGAGCAGACATACTTCCAGCCGGCCATCAGCAGACTGACCCTGGAGATGCAGAGGCTCTTCAACAGAGAGAAGCCCATCATCTTCAACACCTACCAGTGCTACCTCAAG GAAGCGTATGACAATGTGTCTGTGGACGTGGAGCTGTCCCGGCGTGAGGGCTGGTACTTTGGGGCCAAGCTGGTTCGCGGAGCCTACATGTACCAGGAGAGGAGCAGAGCGGAGGAAATCGGTTATGAGGACCCCATCAACCCAGATTACGAGGCCACCAATAGAATGTACCACAA GTGTTTAGAGTTTGTGTTGGAGGAGATCGACAACAACAGAAAGGCTAATGTCATGGTGGCGTCACACAACGAGGACACTGTCAAATTCACCCTGGGAAA GATGAACGAGATGGGTCTGTCCCCCACTGAGAAAAAGGTCTATTTTGGACAGCTGCTCGGCATGTGTGACCAGATAAGCTTCCCTCTAG GCCAGGCTGGATTCCCAGTGTACAAGTACGTCCCCTACGGCCCAGTCAACGAGGTCATCCCCTACCTGTCTCGCCGTGCCCTGGAGAACAGGGGCTTCATGAAGGGATCCCAGAGGGAGCGCAGCCTGCTGTGGAAGGAGCTCAAACGCAGGCTGCTCAACGGACAGATCCTCTACAAGCCTGTGTACTGA
- the LOC139543861 gene encoding proline dehydrogenase 1, mitochondrial-like isoform X1, producing the protein MSYTKVIPGLVRANSDNIKRICLSQGRFRSTIASKQRKEVEGGKEEQQLVECTVVKAVQADLISQTKNNTDAQTRKIAIDFDNTHEAYKSKDNIELLRSLLVFKLCTFDFLVDKNKELMDLTKKVFGKRLFETLMKMTFYGQFVAGEDHNSIKPLIHKNQAFGVGSVLDYSVEEDLTQEEAEKKEMDSCVSEAEKESPVPAGEHFVMQEHDYSVDHREKKYKAHRQFGDRRGGVVSARTYFYADEAKCDAQMETFLNCIKASGGASVDGFSAIKMTALGRPQFLLQFSEVLVKWRRFFNLLAAQQGKSGMDALEQKLELEQLKESLTKLGVGNKDEIENWFTGEKLGSSGTIDLLDWNSLINDRTKISNLLVIPNVENGQLEPLLRKFTVEEEKQMKRMLQRVDVLAKHAVDNGVRLMVDAEQTYFQPAISRLTLEMQRLFNREKPIIFNTYQCYLKEAYDNVSVDVELSRREGWYFGAKLVRGAYMYQERSRAEEIGYEDPINPDYEATNRMYHKCLEFVLEEIDNNRKANVMVASHNEDTVKFTLGKMNEMGLSPTEKKVYFGQLLGMCDQISFPLGQAGFPVYKYVPYGPVNEVIPYLSRRALENRGFMKGSQRERSLLWKELKRRLLNGQILYKPVY; encoded by the exons ATGTCGTACACTAAAGTAATACCAGGTCTAGTCAGGGCAAATTCTGACAATATCAAGAGAATATGCTTGTCTCAGGGGAGATTTCGGTCCACGATCGCATCCAAGCAACGTAAGGAGGTTGAAGGAGGGAAAGAAGAGCAGCAACTTGTTGAGTGCACCGTGGTGAAAGCTGTTCAAGCAGACCTCATCAGCCAAACAAAAAATAACACCGATGCTCAAACACGGAAGATCGCAATCGACTTTGATAATACACATGAAGCgtataaaagtaaagataacatTGAGCTGCTTAGAAGTCTGTTGGTCTTCAAGCTTTGCACATTCGACTTCCTCGTTGACAAGAACAAGGAG TTGATGGACCTCACCAAGAAGGTGTTTGGCAAGCGGCTGTTTGAGACGCTGATGAAGATGACGTTCTACGGGCAGTTTGTGGCTGGAGAGGACCACAACTCCATCAAGCCTCTGATCCATAAGAACCAGGCCTTTGGCGTGGGGTCAGTCCTAGATTACAGTGTGGAGGAGGACCTGACGcaagaggaggcagagaagaaGGAGATGGA CTCCTGTGTGTCTGAAGCTGAGAAAGAAAGTCCAG TGCCAGCTGGAGAACACTTTGTAATGCAGGAACATGACTACA GCGTTGACCACCGTGAGAAGAAGTACAAGGCCCACCGTCAGTTTGGGGACCGTCGTGGGGGCGTGGTCAGTGCCAGGACCTACTTCTATGCTGACGAGGCCAAGTGTGACGCCCAGATGGAGACCTTCCTGAACTGCATCAAAGCGTCAG GGGGGGCATCTGTAGATGGATTTTCTGCCATTAAGATGACTGCCTTGGGCCGCCCACAGTTTCTG CTCCAGTTCTCAGAGGTGCTGGTGAAATGGAGGAGGTTCTTCAACCTTCTAGCAGCACAGCAGGGGAAGTCTGGCATGGATGCACTGGAGCAGAAACTGGAACTGGAACAGCTGAAG GAGAGTTTGACTAAGCTGGGTGTTGGAAATAAAGACGAGATTGAGAACTGGTTTACTGGAGAGAAACTGGGCTCATCAGG AACAATAGACCTCCTGGACTGGAATAGCTTGATCAACGACAGAACAAAGATCTCAAACCTGCTCGTCATTCCCAACGTTGAG AATGGTCAGCTGGAGCCTCTGTTGAGGAAGTTCACTGTTGAAGAGGAGAAACAGATGAAGAGGATGCTGCAGAGAGTGGATGTTCTGGCCAAG CATGCGGTGGACAACGGGGTGAGGCTGATGGTGGACGCTGAGCAGACATACTTCCAGCCGGCCATCAGCAGACTGACCCTGGAGATGCAGAGGCTCTTCAACAGAGAGAAGCCCATCATCTTCAACACCTACCAGTGCTACCTCAAG GAAGCGTATGACAATGTGTCTGTGGACGTGGAGCTGTCCCGGCGTGAGGGCTGGTACTTTGGGGCCAAGCTGGTTCGCGGAGCCTACATGTACCAGGAGAGGAGCAGAGCGGAGGAAATCGGTTATGAGGACCCCATCAACCCAGATTACGAGGCCACCAATAGAATGTACCACAA GTGTTTAGAGTTTGTGTTGGAGGAGATCGACAACAACAGAAAGGCTAATGTCATGGTGGCGTCACACAACGAGGACACTGTCAAATTCACCCTGGGAAA GATGAACGAGATGGGTCTGTCCCCCACTGAGAAAAAGGTCTATTTTGGACAGCTGCTCGGCATGTGTGACCAGATAAGCTTCCCTCTAG GCCAGGCTGGATTCCCAGTGTACAAGTACGTCCCCTACGGCCCAGTCAACGAGGTCATCCCCTACCTGTCTCGCCGTGCCCTGGAGAACAGGGGCTTCATGAAGGGATCCCAGAGGGAGCGCAGCCTGCTGTGGAAGGAGCTCAAACGCAGGCTGCTCAACGGACAGATCCTCTACAAGCCTGTGTACTGA
- the LOC139544479 gene encoding scavenger receptor class F member 2-like has translation METRYVLVIVLLSIFCCWTYSQEVNPSGRNVCKTGSDRLQCCSGWAQQGDECLIPICEGNFTCQENEVCVRPHECRCRHGYFGATCDMKCPFKFWGPDCKGKCDCHPNGRCDDVTGACTCNPNRWGPNCERACGCQKGQCIQETGACTCYTGYWGPQCSNNCYCRVNSMCDAGTGQCHCNPGWYGRNCGAKCACNTSPCDQLTGRCKCRERLWGTHCEHKCQCLYGRCNPADGSCTCKPGFRGKICRETCPAGFYGQNCRNRCGHCKGQQPCMVAEGHCIACESGWNGTRCDQMCTPGFFGENCKDVCSSCKDGHFCNRIDGKCPHCNPGWMGDRCEVKCRNGTYGENCVNDCNSCFNGMCHFATGNCLCDPGFSGAYCNVSCSAGQYGLNCTQTCSCHDNNCNIVTGACNLQPNQRMGVMAAGVLVTCLLLLSLLCCCSVCRQNDPEKRSKRRLCGGLTRISSKLPRIPLRRQKLPKVVVSHHDPENTFNCSFIEPPSAVEQPTASGSSRASFSSVETTEDGHVYAVPDENKKKGDRINTTETTVLADDVSEVDTLPEDRYMTEQASVNTSELPLQKSESEGSCSGTESATSTLCLRASFPQPPQQSSKEPENNGKSNNVKYNGKPIAAERIKPQPPDPSTKPKLSWIHASPGPNQNQISQEETVAEDNICSRKKASKQRAPNAPESAGTDGASSLGEKKPNKSRPGLLQIEHINGAVQSVLRKMGNFRVDRKAAIPKESPEKRPSLSLNREVNQPNIHPEVASLLTAQLKEKTKSLNRSEAGSCEESLSHLQAQRKKPTPPQKTSGTQPGAGKDLLPTSDSSQKPLPDTPSKEAKYQEKQDSNNSESSSDKGETKNKTPMKKPPRKKSKEGNVDSKIQTTAPKVAVMPPKAAN, from the exons ATGGAAACAAGATATGTCTTAGTCATTGTGCTTCTAAGTATCTTCTGTTGTTGGACTTACAGCCAAGAAGTAAATCCCAGCGGCAGAAATGTATGCAAAACTGG ATCTGACAGGCTCCAATGCTGTAGTGGCTGGGCACAGCAAGGAGATGAGTGCTTAATAC CAATTTGTGAGGGTAACTTCACCTGCCAAGAGAATGAAGTTTGTGTGCGACCCCACGAATGCCGCTGTCGTCATGGTTATTTTGGAGCCACTTGTGATATGA AATGTCCGTTCAAGTTCTGGGGGCCTGACTGCAAGGGTAAGTGTGATTGCCATCCCAACGGGAGGTGCGATGATGTCACTGGGGCCTGCACCTGTAACCCTAATCGCTGGGGGCCAAACTGTGAGCGAGCCTGCGGCTGCCAGAAGGGCCAATGCATCCAGGAGACAGGCGCTTGTACGTGCTACACAGGCTATTGGGGCCCTCAGTGCTCTAACAACTGTTACTGCAGAGTAAACTCTATGTGTGATGCGGGAACTGGCCAATGCCACTGCAATCCTGGCTGGTATGGGAGGAATTGCGGTGCCAAGTGTGCCTGCAACACCTCTCCGTGTGACCAGCTCACCGGCCGCTGCAAGTGTCGAGAGCGTCTGTGGGGTACTCACTGCGAGCACAAGTGCCAGTGTCTCTATGGACGCTGTAACCCGGCGGATGGATCGTGCACCTGCAAGCCAGGATTCAGAGGGAAGATCTGCAGGGAGACGTGTCCAGCTGGATTCTATGGACAAAATTGCAGAAACAG GTGTGGTCACTGCAAAGGCCAGCAGCCCTGCATGGTGGCAGAGGGACATTGCATCGCATGTGAAAGCGGTTGGAATGGCACCAGGTGTGACCAGATGTGTACTCCTGGGTTCTTTGGTGAAAACTGCAAGGACGTTTGCTCATCCTGTAAAGACGGACACTTCTGCAACCGCATCGATGGCAAATGCCCCCACTGCAACCCTGGATGGATGGGTGACCG ATGTGAGGTCAAGTGCCGAAATGGAACCTATGGAGAGAACTGTGTCAATGACTGCAACAGCTGCTTCAATGGGATGTGTCACTTCGCCACAGGAAATTGTCTCTGCGATCCTGGCTTCTCTGGTGCCTA CTGTAATGTGAGCTGTTCAGCGGGTCAGTATGGGCTTAACTGTACCCAGACCTGTTCCTGCCATGACAACAACTGCAACATAGTGACTGGAGCATGCAACCTAC AGCCTAACCAAAGGATGGGTGTGATGGCAGCAGGGGTGCTGGTCACCtgtctcctgctcctctccttgCTGTGTTGCTGCTCTGTCTGCAGACAGAACGA TCCTGAGAAAAGGTCCAAAAGAAGACTATGTGGAGGGTTGACACGAATCAGCTCTAAACTTCCTCGTATCCCACTGAGACGGCAGAAGCTACCCAAAGTTGTTG TGTCCCACCATGACCCTGAGAATACtttcaactgtagtttcattgAGCCCCCCTCTGCAGTGGAGCAACCCACCGCCTCCGGGTCATCCAGAGCGTCCTTCTCTTCCGTAGAGACCACAGAGGATGGACATGTCTATGCTGTGCCTGACG AGAACAAAAAGAAAGGGGACAGAATCAACACAACGGAGACTACAGTACTAGCTGATGATGTCTCTGAGGTAGACACATTGCCGGAGGACAGGTATATGACTGAGCAGGCTTCAGTTAACACCAGTGAGCTGCCACTCCAGAAGTCAGAGAGTGAGGGCTCCTGCAGTGGCACAGAGTCAGCCACCAGCACCCTCTGCCTCAGGGCCTCTTTCCCTCAGCCACCACAGCAGTCCAGCAAGGAGCCAGAGAACAATGGCAAGTCAAACAATGTCAAATATAATGGAAAGCCTATAGCTGCTGAGAGGATTAAACCACAGCCACCAGACCCCTCCACCAAGCCCAAGCTCTCCTGGATCCATGCATCTCCTGGGCCAAATCAGAATCAGATAAGTCAGGAAGAGACTGTGGCTGAGGATAACATTTGTTCCAGAAAGAAAGCCAGCAAGCAGCGAGCTCCCAACGCCCCAGAGTCTGCAGGTACAGATGGGGCCAGCTCCCTAGGTGAGAAGAAGCCTAATAAAAGCAGACCAGGTCTGTTGCAGATAGAGCACATCAATGGGGCAGTGCAGAGTGTCCTGAGGAAAATGGGCAATTTCCGTGTTGACCGGAAAGCTGCAATCCCCAAAGAGTCCCCAGAGAAGAGGCCCAGCTTATCCCTAAACAGGGAGGTTAACCAACCGAACATACACCCTGAGGTAGCCTCCCTCTTAACTGCTCAGCTGAAGGAGAAGACTAAGAGCCTGAACAGGAGCGAGGCCGGCAGCTGTGAGGAGAGCCTGTCTCACCTCCAGGCCCAGAGAAAGAAGCCCACCCCGCCCCAAAAGACCTCGGGCACCCAGCCTGGAGCTGGAAAGGATTTGCTTCCCACATCCGACAGCTCACAGAAGCCTCTGCCAGATACTCCATCTAAAGAAGCCAAATACCAAGAGAAACAAGACTCTAACAACTCTGAAAGCAGCTCAGATAAGGGAGAGACCAAAAATAAGACCCCAATGAAAAAGCCTCCTCGGAAAAAGAGCAAGGAAGGTAATGTAGACTCAAAAATACAGACTACTGCTCCAAAGGTTGCAGTGATGCCACCAAAGGCTGCAAATTAG
- the LOC139544480 gene encoding cytochrome b-c1 complex subunit 9-like — MSLAKGVYNLLFRRTSTFAITIMFGAVFFERIFDQGGDAIFEQLNRGKLWKHIKYQNEEE; from the exons ATGTCGCTAGCGAAAGGAGTCTACAATTTGCTCTTCAGGAGAACATCTACTTTTGCCATTACCATCATGTTCGGAGCAGTGTTTTTTGAACGaatatttgaccaaggaggagatgCCATATTCGAGCAATTGAATCGGGGG AAACTCTGGAAACACATTAAATACCAAAACGAGGAGGAATAG